Proteins encoded within one genomic window of Lentisphaera araneosa HTCC2155:
- a CDS encoding 2-oxoglutarate dehydrogenase E1 component yields MQQKRLNHMSSSNVTDNANPAYIEMMLQKFKTDPNSVDASWQQFFQGYELGIDKQETLEATSYVEKEVKIMKLINAYRSRGHLISKTNPIRPRRLHQADLTLDYFGLDEADLEEEFDVGHEIRLGRAKLKDIISHLEDTYCSSIGVEYRYSQSSEMRQWLHEKMESNANKPNFNKTQKMNILKKLTQGVGFEKFLGVKYVGQKRFSLEGLEAFIPAMTELFNQGSRLGVQEFVMGMAHRGRLNVLANLFEKEYKALFQEFEGHALPDDVGGDGDVKYHMGHSADVVTEDGNPLHLSLAANPSHLEAVNPVVLGRVRAKIEELYENDPNKIVPILVHGDAAISGQGIIYEICNMANLDGYGTGGTVHVVLNNQVGFTANYRESRSSLYCTDIAKVLNSPVFHVNADDPEAVVHACTTAIELRQKFACDVYIDILGYRRHGHNEGDEPRFTQPLLYNAITKHPTVLDMYIKRLVNGGEIIEKEASGIVKTFNSQLQEALDTTRELQDKTIQVNFLKKQWSGIRKATQADFEKSPKTGVKKTTLNKIAKGITDIPEDFNILRKLRKIIDQRRHVYFDSNIVDWGIAEHLAFGSLLLEGHPVRISGQDSRRGTFSHRHSYLIDEKDEMEYVPLNSIDKDQAKYKAYNSHLSEYGVLGFEYGYAHTLPSSLTVWEAQFGDFANGAQVIYDQFISSAESKWQRMNGLTCFLPHGYEGQGPEHSSARLERFLSLAAENNMIVANPTTPANLFHLLRRQLKATYRIPLIVMTPKSLLRHPKVVSPVSDLTKGEFKETIDDDSVKDAKKIERLILCSGKIYYELLDEKEKQGLENVAIVRIEQFYPTPKDQDTALHKKYGHCKDWYWVQEEPQNMGGWYYMRARLDHLRHDMKFISRKKSASPANGLMKREIAFQEKIIKGAFEGLSSKK; encoded by the coding sequence ATACAACAAAAAAGACTAAATCACATGAGCAGCTCAAACGTCACGGACAACGCCAATCCGGCGTACATTGAAATGATGCTCCAAAAGTTCAAAACCGACCCAAATTCGGTGGACGCTTCTTGGCAGCAATTTTTTCAAGGTTATGAACTAGGTATAGACAAGCAAGAAACTCTCGAAGCCACCTCTTATGTAGAAAAGGAAGTCAAGATCATGAAGTTGATCAATGCTTACCGTTCTCGAGGTCACCTCATTTCAAAAACGAATCCGATCCGTCCTAGGCGTCTTCACCAAGCTGACTTAACTCTAGACTATTTTGGTCTAGATGAAGCTGATTTAGAAGAAGAATTTGATGTAGGCCACGAAATCCGTCTCGGCCGAGCAAAACTTAAAGATATTATCTCTCACCTTGAAGACACCTACTGCTCTTCTATTGGTGTTGAATATCGCTATAGCCAAAGTTCTGAAATGCGCCAATGGCTCCATGAAAAAATGGAATCAAATGCCAATAAGCCCAACTTCAATAAAACACAAAAAATGAATATTCTCAAAAAACTTACACAAGGTGTAGGTTTCGAGAAATTCCTCGGTGTTAAATACGTTGGCCAAAAGCGTTTCTCTCTCGAAGGTCTAGAAGCTTTTATCCCCGCAATGACTGAACTCTTTAATCAAGGTTCACGCCTAGGCGTTCAAGAATTCGTTATGGGCATGGCACACCGTGGCCGCCTCAACGTTCTCGCTAATCTTTTTGAAAAAGAATACAAAGCTCTCTTCCAAGAGTTTGAAGGCCACGCCCTTCCCGACGACGTCGGTGGTGATGGCGATGTAAAATATCACATGGGTCACTCAGCTGATGTTGTGACGGAAGATGGTAACCCCTTGCACCTTTCACTAGCAGCCAACCCTTCTCACCTCGAAGCTGTTAATCCCGTTGTCCTTGGTCGCGTACGCGCCAAAATTGAAGAACTCTATGAAAATGACCCTAATAAAATTGTTCCTATTCTTGTTCATGGTGACGCAGCGATTTCTGGCCAAGGCATTATTTACGAAATCTGTAACATGGCTAATCTCGACGGCTATGGTACAGGCGGCACGGTCCACGTCGTTCTTAATAACCAAGTAGGCTTTACTGCAAACTACCGCGAGAGCCGTTCAAGCCTCTATTGTACAGACATCGCAAAAGTGCTTAACTCCCCAGTTTTCCACGTCAACGCAGATGATCCTGAAGCCGTTGTTCATGCCTGTACGACAGCTATTGAGCTTCGTCAAAAATTCGCTTGCGACGTTTACATCGATATCCTTGGTTATCGTCGTCATGGTCATAACGAAGGTGATGAACCTCGTTTCACTCAACCTCTCCTTTATAATGCCATCACAAAGCACCCAACCGTGCTCGACATGTACATTAAACGTCTTGTAAACGGTGGTGAAATTATCGAAAAAGAAGCTTCTGGCATCGTCAAAACATTTAACTCTCAGTTACAGGAAGCTCTCGATACGACTCGTGAACTTCAAGATAAAACGATCCAAGTTAACTTCCTTAAGAAGCAGTGGAGCGGTATTCGCAAAGCAACGCAAGCTGATTTTGAGAAATCACCAAAAACAGGTGTTAAAAAGACGACTCTCAACAAAATCGCTAAGGGTATAACAGATATCCCTGAAGATTTCAACATCCTCAGAAAATTACGTAAAATCATCGACCAACGTCGTCACGTCTACTTCGACAGCAACATAGTCGACTGGGGTATTGCCGAGCACTTAGCTTTTGGCTCACTCCTTCTCGAAGGTCACCCAGTTAGAATTTCTGGTCAAGACTCACGTCGTGGCACATTCTCACATCGTCACTCTTACTTAATTGACGAAAAAGATGAGATGGAATACGTTCCACTCAACTCCATTGATAAAGACCAAGCCAAGTACAAAGCCTATAACTCACACCTTTCTGAGTACGGTGTTTTAGGTTTTGAATACGGCTATGCTCACACACTACCAAGCTCGCTCACAGTATGGGAAGCTCAATTTGGTGATTTTGCCAATGGCGCTCAAGTCATTTACGACCAATTCATTTCCTCTGCAGAATCAAAATGGCAGCGTATGAATGGCTTAACTTGCTTCTTACCTCACGGTTACGAAGGCCAAGGCCCCGAGCACTCAAGTGCCCGCCTCGAACGCTTTTTATCCCTTGCAGCTGAAAACAATATGATTGTTGCAAACCCAACAACTCCTGCTAACCTTTTCCACTTACTTAGACGTCAGCTTAAAGCAACTTATAGAATCCCTCTTATCGTCATGACTCCAAAGAGTCTTCTTCGTCACCCAAAAGTTGTTTCGCCAGTAAGCGATTTAACAAAAGGTGAATTCAAAGAAACGATTGATGACGATTCAGTAAAAGACGCGAAAAAAATCGAACGCCTCATCCTCTGTTCTGGTAAGATCTACTACGAACTTCTCGACGAGAAAGAAAAACAAGGCCTCGAAAACGTCGCCATCGTCCGTATTGAACAGTTTTATCCTACGCCAAAAGACCAAGACACCGCACTTCACAAAAAGTACGGCCACTGTAAAGATTGGTATTGGGTTCAAGAAGAACCGCAAAATATGGGTGGCTGGTATTACATGAGAGCGCGTTTGGATCACCTACGCCACGACATGAAGTTCATCTCCCGCAAAAAGAGTGCGAGTCCTGCAAATGGTCTCATGAAGCGCGAAATTGCCTTCCAGGAAAAAATTATTAAAGGGGCTTTCGAAGGCCTCAGCAGCAAAAAATAA
- a CDS encoding NUDIX hydrolase, with translation MEEIYKGKFLHYIKTGNWEWVTRPNDISAAVIAAVTDKKELVLIEQFRVPMNAPVIEWPAGLVGDGDYEGEESFIAAQRELEEETGYYAKNFKKVVHGPVSAGMSDEANDLYIAWDLEKVSEGGGVDDEEIITHLVPFAELHEFIEKKQAQGCALDLKVFVGVYFLQKEGLI, from the coding sequence ATGGAAGAAATCTATAAGGGCAAATTTTTACATTATATAAAAACGGGAAATTGGGAATGGGTCACTCGACCCAATGATATTTCCGCCGCAGTAATTGCGGCTGTAACGGACAAAAAAGAATTAGTCCTCATTGAACAATTTCGCGTTCCCATGAATGCACCCGTCATTGAATGGCCCGCAGGCCTCGTTGGAGACGGTGATTATGAGGGTGAAGAGAGTTTTATAGCGGCTCAGAGAGAGCTAGAGGAAGAGACGGGCTATTACGCCAAAAATTTCAAAAAAGTGGTTCACGGCCCCGTATCGGCGGGAATGAGCGACGAAGCCAATGATCTTTACATTGCTTGGGACCTCGAAAAAGTGTCCGAGGGTGGCGGTGTTGATGACGAAGAAATTATAACTCATTTGGTTCCCTTTGCAGAACTACACGAATTTATTGAAAAGAAACAAGCACAAGGTTGTGCCCTAGATCTAAAAGTCTTTGTGGGCGTTTATTTTTTACAAAAAGAAGGATTGATATAA
- a CDS encoding DEAD/DEAH box helicase has product MNKNVQFQDLGLKKTILSAIYTAGYKKPTPIQNKSLKIILQGQDALVRAKTGTGKTAAFAIPALQHLRAEVQHPQVLILTPGRELCKQISQEFIKLGKGLENFRVAEVTGGGKLSGVKKSLHGAQVISATPGRLIDIKEQGLLNSNCINMLVIDEADRLFDMGFREAVTSILKDLPKSVQTVLCSATFTDDIKNFSKTLLKKPVIIEDRSNIGSEENLEEWAVSVYPENHLKLTEKLLKKHKNDQVIVFCNHKERVDEVAEKLDDMGFDVHPLHSGMEKNVRNQALKLFRDKQVRILVATDVASRGIDIPGLPLVVNYDLPYDFPDYVHRAGRTARAGKSGLVISFYNGRKEKTIKSFEERTGRQMLRVSFNQIMDEKQVSQKPLAKKKQDSVRKKANIRDCSRIIVYGGKKQGLNNGLLKKILAKNCGLDDSDIGYIEVNEKHTLLGVLREKSSRVLTTLQKTKISGHILKLELRRTQKRR; this is encoded by the coding sequence ATGAACAAAAATGTACAGTTTCAGGATTTGGGGCTAAAGAAAACGATCCTTAGTGCTATTTATACAGCTGGGTATAAAAAACCAACTCCGATCCAAAATAAATCATTAAAGATAATTTTACAGGGCCAAGATGCTCTCGTGCGTGCTAAAACTGGAACGGGAAAAACGGCGGCTTTTGCGATCCCCGCATTGCAGCATTTGCGTGCTGAGGTTCAGCACCCACAAGTATTAATTCTCACGCCAGGCAGAGAACTCTGTAAACAAATCTCCCAGGAATTCATAAAACTCGGCAAGGGCTTAGAAAATTTTCGTGTCGCGGAAGTGACTGGTGGCGGTAAATTATCGGGAGTTAAGAAATCTTTGCATGGAGCGCAAGTTATCTCGGCAACTCCAGGGCGCTTGATAGATATTAAAGAACAAGGTTTGCTCAATAGCAATTGTATAAACATGCTTGTGATCGATGAAGCCGACCGCCTTTTTGATATGGGTTTCAGAGAAGCCGTAACGAGTATTTTAAAAGATCTGCCTAAATCAGTGCAGACAGTTTTATGTTCGGCTACATTTACAGATGATATAAAGAATTTTTCTAAGACGCTTTTAAAGAAGCCCGTGATTATTGAAGACCGTTCAAATATTGGCTCTGAAGAAAATTTAGAAGAATGGGCGGTTTCGGTTTATCCTGAAAATCATTTAAAGCTCACAGAAAAACTACTGAAGAAGCATAAGAATGATCAAGTCATTGTGTTTTGTAATCACAAGGAACGCGTTGATGAAGTAGCTGAAAAGCTCGATGATATGGGCTTTGATGTTCACCCACTTCATTCTGGGATGGAAAAAAATGTTCGAAACCAAGCACTCAAGCTCTTTCGGGATAAACAGGTTCGAATACTCGTTGCAACTGACGTAGCTTCACGAGGGATCGATATTCCTGGCTTACCGCTAGTTGTTAATTACGATTTACCCTATGACTTCCCCGATTATGTTCACCGTGCGGGCCGTACTGCTCGTGCAGGTAAAAGTGGTTTAGTGATATCTTTTTATAATGGCCGTAAAGAAAAAACGATCAAATCCTTTGAAGAACGCACCGGACGTCAAATGTTGCGCGTGAGCTTCAATCAAATTATGGATGAGAAACAAGTCTCGCAAAAACCATTGGCAAAAAAGAAACAAGATTCCGTGCGCAAGAAGGCGAATATTCGGGATTGCTCTCGCATCATTGTTTATGGTGGGAAAAAGCAGGGTTTAAATAATGGCTTACTCAAAAAGATCTTAGCAAAAAATTGTGGTTTGGACGACTCGGATATCGGCTATATCGAAGTTAATGAGAAGCATACACTACTCGGGGTTCTTCGCGAAAAATCGAGCCGAGTCCTCACAACATTGCAAAAAACAAAGATTTCTGGCCATATTCTCAAGCTTGAATTGCGAAGAACGCAAAAACGTAGGTAA
- a CDS encoding thioredoxin family protein — MAFTLEIGKEAIDFALPATDGKTYSLKDFQKDYLVIFFTCNHCPYVIGSDESTRKTAEAFADIADFVGINSNSVNTYAEDSFEHMVTRMEEHQFPWTYLHDERQAVAKVYGALRTPHFYVFNKERQLVYTGRAVDKPRVGQTPSIFDLDRTLEELKAGKEVSTPQTNPIGCNVKWDGKDHHWMPIEACDLV; from the coding sequence ATGGCATTTACACTCGAAATTGGCAAGGAAGCCATTGATTTTGCGCTCCCCGCAACTGATGGCAAAACTTATTCACTCAAAGATTTTCAGAAAGACTACTTAGTGATCTTTTTTACTTGTAATCATTGCCCTTACGTTATTGGTTCGGATGAAAGCACTCGCAAGACCGCCGAGGCTTTTGCGGACATAGCAGATTTTGTTGGCATCAACTCAAATTCAGTGAATACCTACGCAGAAGATTCTTTTGAGCACATGGTCACACGCATGGAAGAACATCAATTCCCATGGACTTACCTCCATGATGAGCGTCAAGCAGTGGCCAAAGTCTATGGCGCTTTGCGAACTCCGCATTTTTACGTTTTTAATAAAGAACGCCAGCTGGTCTACACAGGCCGTGCCGTCGATAAGCCTCGCGTTGGTCAAACTCCCTCGATTTTTGATCTCGATCGTACCCTTGAGGAACTCAAAGCAGGTAAAGAAGTTTCTACACCCCAAACCAACCCTATTGGCTGCAATGTGAAGTGGGATGGCAAAGATCATCACTGGATGCCCATCGAAGCCTGTGATTTGGTTTAA